The genomic window TCATGATCGGAAAACCGTACTTGAAGAACTCCACGAACGTGATTTTATGACGGGCCCGTTCGGCCAGCCCCACCACGATCACGTTCGCAGAGGCCCCGATATAGGTGCCGTTGCCCCCCAGGCAGGCGCCCAGCGCAAGCGACCACCAGACCGGAATAAGATCCGGATGTTTGATCAAGGCCGAGGCCGGAAGCTCCCCGGCTCGCACCTGGGCCGCGACGTCCGGAAAAAGGCTCTGGGCCATTTCGATGATTAAGGGGTTCATAGTGGCCACGTAGGGGATGTTGTCCACGAAGGCCGACAACACCGCGGAAACCCAGAGGATAAGTATGGAGGTCTTAAACAAGTCGCCCTGGGTGAGCAGCAGCGCTTGCTCGGCCAATAGCTTGATGAGCCCTACGCGCACAATACCCCCGATGACGATGAAAAGGCCGATAAAGAAAAAGATCGTATTCCATTCGACCTCGGCTAGGGTGTGATGGGGATTATGGCGCCGCAAAGCGAGCAGAAGCGCGGCCCCGGCCAGCGCCACCGTAGCGGGCTGATAGTGCAGCACCCCGTGCACGGCAAAGCCTACAATGACAAGAGCCAGCACCAGGAGCGATTTGCGCAATAGCACCCAGTCTTTGATTTGGGATTTCGGATCCAGGGCCAGAATCCGCAACCGGTCTTGTTCCGAGACCCGAATCCCGCGGGCAAAGACCCAGCGCAGCACGGGCACATAGAAAAGCAGGATGAGCAGCACAGCCGGGCCCAGGTTGGTGATAAACTCCATGAAGGAAAGCCCGGTGCGGGAGGCGATCATGATGTTCGGGGGATCCCCGATGAGCGTGGCCGTGCCCCCGATGTTTGAAGCCAGGGCCTCGGAGATCAAAAACGGTACAGGGGTGATTTTCAGATCCTTGCAGATGGCAATAGTCACAGGCGCCATCAACAACACCGTGGTCACGTTGTCCAGAAAAGCGGAAAAAAACGCTGTGGCCAGGTTGAGCACGACCAGGATCAGGGTGGGATTGCCACGCGATACGTGCACCGACCAGACGGCCACGTACTCGAATAGGCCCGTCTCCTTGAGCACGTTGATGATGACCATCATGCCCATGAGCAGGAAGATCACGTTCCAATCGACGCCGTACTCGTGCGTGTAAAAGCTCTGATCCTGCTCTGTGATGTGCAGCGTAAGCATCGCCGCCGCCCCCAGGAGGGCGATGATGGTCTTGTGGAGCTTTTTCTCGTAAAAGACAATGGCCACGTAGACGGCCAAAAAGATCCCCGTGGCAATCCAGAATTCGTACTCTTGAGCGAACCACTGGATGTCCTGCGCCGCCTCGGCGGCGAAGTACCAGAATCCCAAAAGCCAGTTTGCGAGCATGGGCACCTCCGATCTATCGGGGAAAAACCATCCCGTCGGTTGCGACGGGATCGGGGGAAGGCAAAAGTCGATCCGATCGCCGATTGCTTTCTTGCAGCTGCTGCACCCGCTGCGCCCGCAGCTCCAGCAGATAGGTCAGCTGCGCTTCTGATCGATACAGCCCATAGCGGGGCGCAAGGCCGAACCCGAGCACCAGGGCCAGAGCAGGCAGAAGGCCAAACAGGCCCCAGGAGGGGCCTGGGTTCGGGACGCGCTTAAGCGGACCCCAGAAGAGGCGCTCAAAAAGCCGCAACATGTAAACAGCCGCAAGCACCACGCCCGAGGCGGCAATGGCAGCATACCAGCCCGAATCCAGCAGGGGGCTTCGGAAGGCGCCCAGCAGAATAAGCCATTCGCCGACGAAACCGGCTAGCCCCGGAAGTCCGATGAAGGCGAGCACCAAGACCCCGAAAAAGGCCGCCTGCAGGGGGAGCGGTCCCGCCCATCCCCCGTAGAGCTCGGGGGCGAGCAAGCCGCCCAATCGGCGCTCTAGATCAGCTAGCAGCACAAAAAGTCCGGCCACGATCCAGGTGCTCATCACGGCTTGCCAGATCACCCCCTGCCAGGCCTCCGCGGTGGTGGCCGAAAGACCCAAAAACAGCAGCCCCATATGCGCGATCGAGCCGTAGGCCAGAGCGCGCCGCGCGTCGCGCTCCGAATAAGCCAAAAGCCCGCCGTAGAGCACGCTTAGCAGGCCCAAGATGGCCCCCATCGAGACAAGCCCCTCCCAGGCGCTCGGAAACAGGGGCGCTCCCCAACGCAGCATCCCGTAGACGCCCAGCTTTGAAAGCCCTATAAGCAGCGGGGGGCCCTCGGCATACGCGGCCGGAAGCCAGGCGTGCACGGGCACAAGGCCGGCCTTGATGACGAAGGCCAGCGCAAAGGCCCCCAAGAGCCAATATTGCTCCTTGAGCTCAGGCAGGTACTGGCGGCTTATGCGCAGCCAGTCGGCCGTGAAAACGGAGTTGTTGAAAGCCCGCCCCGCTTCAACGCCCACGTAGAGAATGGCCACCAGCAACAGCAAAGAGCCCACGAGGGTATACAGCAGAAACCGAAGCGCCGCGCCCCAGGCCTCCTGCCGCCCCCACAGGCCGATGAGGAAGAAGGCGGGGATAAGAGTAAGCTCAAAGAAGACGTAAAACAGCACCAGATCCACGGCCAAAAACGCCCCAAAGAGAGCGCCCATGAGCAGCAGCAACAAGGCGTAGTAGGCCGCCTCATGCGCCCGGGGGACCGCCCAAGAGCCCCAGATGACGAGGAAGCCCAAAAGGGCCACCATGACCAAGAAAGGCAGATTGAGGCCGTCCAAGGCCACGTAGTAGGATACGTCGAAGCCCGCGATCCAGGGCCCCAAGCGCTCGGCAAGCTGTAACCCCCCGGCCCGATCCGGCAAAAAGCGCATCCAGACGTAAGCCGTCCAGCACACCACTAGCAGGCTCACCCCGGAGGCCAGAAGCCGCGCCAAGGTGGGTCGGCGCACCAGCGCCACTAGCAGGGCCCCCAGCCACGGTAGGATGATGAGCGTGCTAAGCGGATACGATAGCATAACCCAATCCCCCAGCGACTACAGACCCCCTGCGCGCCAAAGAAACCATAGTAGCACCCCCAGGGCGCCCAAAAGCATGAGCAGCGCATACAGGGATACAAAGCCGCTGGCAAGCCGCCGCACCCCTAGCCCTACTTGCAGCGCAAGCCAGGAGACCAGCTCCGTAAGGCCACCGACCAGGTGGCGCTCCGTCCATCGAAGGGGCCGCTCCGATCGCTGCAGCATGGGGCGCACTATGAGGCGTTCATAGAGCGCGTCGACTCGGTATTGATCGCGGCACAGCGCGTAAAACGAACCCAGGCGCCGCTCAAGCCGTCGATCGGCCTCTAGCCCATGTCGGCCCCAGAAACGCCAGGCAGCCCATGCCCCCACCAGGGCCACAAGCGCCGAAACCAGCAGCGCCCCGAGCTCCAGACCGATCGGTAGCTCATGGGGCTCGTCCACGACGCTTGCGGCTAGCCACAGGCCGATCCAATCCCAGGCCCCATGGCCCACAAAAGAGGGCCACCCCAGCCAGCCCGCCGCAAGCGAGCCCAGCCCCAATAGCACCAGCGGAACCAACATGACGAGCGGCGCCTCGTGAGGGTGCGCGCCATAAGCAGCACGCGGAGGCCCATGAAAGACGAGCACACACAGCCGCATGATGTAGGCCGCGGTCAGGGCCGCGCCCAGAAGGGCGAGCGCCCACAGGAGCAAACCGCCAGAGCCCAGCACGGCGGCCAAGATCTTGTCTTTCGAAAAAAAGCCGGCAAGCGGAGGTAGACCGGCCATAGCCAAGCTGGCTAGCAGGAAAACCCGGTACGTCCACGGCATGTGGGCCCGTAGCCCGCCCATGCGCCGGATGTCCTGCTCTCCCTTTAGCGCGTGTATGACGGCGCCTGCGCCCAAGAAGAGCGCGGCCTTAAAGAAGGCGTGCGTAAGCACATGAAAAATCGCCGCCGAGAAGGCTCCCACGCCCACGCCTAGGAACATGAAGCCGAGTTGGGAAATGGTCGAGTAGGCCAACACCTTCTTGATATCGTATTGCGTCAGGGCGATCGTAGCGGCCATAAGGGCCGTAATCAGGCCCACGGCGGCGACGAAGGCGAGCAGGTCCGGCGAGAGCCCATACAGCGGGGAGAGCCGGGCAAACAGGTACACCCCGGCCGTCACCATGGTGGCCGCGTGTATGAGGGCGGAGACGGGCGTGGGGCCCGCCATGGCGTCCGGAAGCCAGACGAAAAGCGGGATCTGAGCGCTTTTGCCCGTGGCCCCGATAAACAGAAGCAGCCCGATTCCGGCCAGGGTTTCGGGCCCGATGCTTGAACCCCGCTCCAAGACGGGGCCCAAATCTAAGGAACCGACCTCGCGAAAGAGCCACAAAAGGCCCACAAGAAAGGCGAAATCCCCGATGCGGTTGACGACAAAGGCCTTGCGCGCCGCAAAGGCCTTGGCCGGATCCTCGTACCCGTGTCCGATGAGCAGATACGAACACAGCCCCACCCCCTCCCAGCCCAAAAAGAGCAAAAGCAGGTTATCGGCGAGCACGAGCAGAAGCATCGCGGCGATGAAGAGGTTAAGATGCGCAAAGTAGCGCCAATAGCCTGCCTCCCCGCGCATGTAGCCGATCGAGTAGAGGTGAATCAGCGCGCCTACGCCCGTTACAATGAGGGCCATCAGCAAGGAGAGGGCATCCAAACGAAAAGCGAACGCGGCCGCAAAATCGCCAGAGGCGATCCACGGGTACAGCACCACGCGCAGGGGTAGCTCCTCAGCGGGAACCCCCAGGAAAAGCCCCAGGGCGATGGCGAAAGCGCCTAGGACAAGCCCTGTGCTCAGCGCCCCTATCCAACGCTCCCAGCGGCGGTAGCGCGGCCAAAGCAGGCCCGCTAGGCCGTTTACGCAGAACCCCACCAGGGGAAGCCCCACCAGCCAAGGCGTCCACTCCGGCATGTTCGCCTCAACCCCGAAGCAAACGGATTTGATCGACGTCGAGCGTCTCCCGATTGCGGAAGAGCGCGATCACCAGGGCTAGCCCCACGGCGACTTCGGCCGCGGCCACGCACATGACAAAGAAAACCAACACCTGG from Bacteroidota bacterium includes these protein-coding regions:
- a CDS encoding ArsB/NhaD family transporter, whose protein sequence is MLANWLLGFWYFAAEAAQDIQWFAQEYEFWIATGIFLAVYVAIVFYEKKLHKTIIALLGAAAMLTLHITEQDQSFYTHEYGVDWNVIFLLMGMMVIINVLKETGLFEYVAVWSVHVSRGNPTLILVVLNLATAFFSAFLDNVTTVLLMAPVTIAICKDLKITPVPFLISEALASNIGGTATLIGDPPNIMIASRTGLSFMEFITNLGPAVLLILLFYVPVLRWVFARGIRVSEQDRLRILALDPKSQIKDWVLLRKSLLVLALVIVGFAVHGVLHYQPATVALAGAALLLALRRHNPHHTLAEVEWNTIFFFIGLFIVIGGIVRVGLIKLLAEQALLLTQGDLFKTSILILWVSAVLSAFVDNIPYVATMNPLIIEMAQSLFPDVAAQVRAGELPASALIKHPDLIPVWWSLALGACLGGNGTYIGASANVIVVGLAERARHKITFVEFFKYGFPIM
- the nuoL gene encoding NADH-quinone oxidoreductase subunit L; its protein translation is MPEWTPWLVGLPLVGFCVNGLAGLLWPRYRRWERWIGALSTGLVLGAFAIALGLFLGVPAEELPLRVVLYPWIASGDFAAAFAFRLDALSLLMALIVTGVGALIHLYSIGYMRGEAGYWRYFAHLNLFIAAMLLLVLADNLLLLFLGWEGVGLCSYLLIGHGYEDPAKAFAARKAFVVNRIGDFAFLVGLLWLFREVGSLDLGPVLERGSSIGPETLAGIGLLLFIGATGKSAQIPLFVWLPDAMAGPTPVSALIHAATMVTAGVYLFARLSPLYGLSPDLLAFVAAVGLITALMAATIALTQYDIKKVLAYSTISQLGFMFLGVGVGAFSAAIFHVLTHAFFKAALFLGAGAVIHALKGEQDIRRMGGLRAHMPWTYRVFLLASLAMAGLPPLAGFFSKDKILAAVLGSGGLLLWALALLGAALTAAYIMRLCVLVFHGPPRAAYGAHPHEAPLVMLVPLVLLGLGSLAAGWLGWPSFVGHGAWDWIGLWLAASVVDEPHELPIGLELGALLVSALVALVGAWAAWRFWGRHGLEADRRLERRLGSFYALCRDQYRVDALYERLIVRPMLQRSERPLRWTERHLVGGLTELVSWLALQVGLGVRRLASGFVSLYALLMLLGALGVLLWFLWRAGGL
- a CDS encoding NADH-quinone oxidoreductase subunit M: MLSYPLSTLIILPWLGALLVALVRRPTLARLLASGVSLLVVCWTAYVWMRFLPDRAGGLQLAERLGPWIAGFDVSYYVALDGLNLPFLVMVALLGFLVIWGSWAVPRAHEAAYYALLLLLMGALFGAFLAVDLVLFYVFFELTLIPAFFLIGLWGRQEAWGAALRFLLYTLVGSLLLLVAILYVGVEAGRAFNNSVFTADWLRISRQYLPELKEQYWLLGAFALAFVIKAGLVPVHAWLPAAYAEGPPLLIGLSKLGVYGMLRWGAPLFPSAWEGLVSMGAILGLLSVLYGGLLAYSERDARRALAYGSIAHMGLLFLGLSATTAEAWQGVIWQAVMSTWIVAGLFVLLADLERRLGGLLAPELYGGWAGPLPLQAAFFGVLVLAFIGLPGLAGFVGEWLILLGAFRSPLLDSGWYAAIAASGVVLAAVYMLRLFERLFWGPLKRVPNPGPSWGLFGLLPALALVLGFGLAPRYGLYRSEAQLTYLLELRAQRVQQLQESNRRSDRLLPSPDPVATDGMVFPR